The DNA sequence CACCTAGCTAATTCTaagtcaaagtatagactctacttcgagctgctgcacTAGAAGATCACTAAATATCACTTTaaggctcgagatatatacaatatagataagaagggcttcttaattAGCTTAATAGGCAGAAGTAAGAGGATATTTAGCAGGCGTTAatagaagaagaaggaggtttAAGCATCTCTCTAGGATagatcacgcgagtttctaACAGTCCTagcctgctgctgcgctaATAGGAGCTCGCTACCTCtagcccttatctacgcagctaaaaatAGAGCTATACGATTAAGTTAAGTAGAGGATATTAAAGTAGGAGAATATAAAGTCTTTGTCTTATTATCTCTAATAGGCTAGTTAAATAAtaacgtaggcctagcttaGCTAGAGCAGGTGTTTAATCGCTATACAAAGCAGTAATTAGGGAGATAGCAATTACTTATCCTTAATAGCTATAGATCTTATGTTACGATAGAGTTTATCGACTACTGTGATTGCTATAAGATTCTCCTTATAATTCTCCCCCCCCTATTTAACTTACACGCTCTAGCTGCTTAATGTAGTGCTATTTAAGCTACTCTCTTatgtgagggatcgatcaagaaagattggatttgacaagatacaagctatcgagctatcgagctatctacgttgtgagcccgaacttatgctgtgggcgccaaggcgctagtccgataagataaggatcttatcgatatggggggccatgggccgagcgagtctatggatccgtaacatCTTAAGcctactctaacgagctTACTAACTATCTCTATAAGGCTTAAGGCCTTATTCTAATTAAGAAAGAAGACTTCTTCCTACTCTTCCAGAGCGCCTAGATATCCTCCTTTATAGAGAGCCTTATATTAAAGGCCTTCGAAGCTACTAGGATCTAGCTAATAGATGCTAACGTTATtcttcgtagatttgctagcACGCTAGAAGCTAAGAGAAGCTTATTGTTAGGGCTCTCTAATTATAACTAGAGAAAGCTTAATTAGTTAGTACGAGCTGCTATTAATAATAGCTATTAGTATAAGGCAAGAAAGCTACGCTTAAGCGTTCACTATCTCTCTGTATAGTATAAGCTTTTAAAGTATAAGAATaagggcttaaaggaggctctttaacataaaaagaagcataagaagaagggcaaagctcttaACCTTtaacagcgccaggagtatcacggtggctctgtcttctagtctcctcgcaagctgcgtgaggctcgagctgGAGTAGCAGTACGGGAGCaagatgagacggaggagacactccaaaaagcacggtccaagaagcagcgcgaggaggctcgactgcagcgtcaaaatgagctcgaggagaggcgtgtggagaggcagagactcaaggagatgagggagcttgagcgagctaagaaagcagctgaacgcgcgcgctagaaggaggagagagacgctgctaaagctatacaactaccctaaaagggaaagaggagagcttcagcagctacctcatcgaacaacaagcgttaaaaacgcgttgaggctactcgcgctggtgctcaagttcaagaagagcctccagctcctccacCAAAGCTCACATAGTGGCGTATAAGCGGCATATCCAGGAAAAGTCGGACTATGGCCAATCCCCCTCAGAAGCCACCCGTGCGTTCCTAGCTACGGTACGAAAAGCCAAGAGAACGtactggcagcagcgcatagacggctgtaataacgacaaagatcTATACAAGCTAGTAGGCTGGCATAAACTATCATTCGACCAACGGGACACCCCACTTGTAATCGAAGGTAGGACAATCACAGCACCACTCGAGAAAGCTGAGGCACTTAGAGAGGCAATCCTCGACCGTTTTTCGGCGGAGGACGACCTCCTAGAACCACCGCCTCTTGACAACGACCCGCAAACCACGCCACTACCATGGGACACATACATATCGATGGAGGAGACTGAACGCTACGTGATTGGAGTATCTAGCACCTCCCCAGGACCCGATCAGGTGACCGTCCGACTCCTAAAGGCATGCTGGGAACACATTAGACACCTAGTGCTAGGCATCTACCGGGCGTGCATGGAACAAGGCCACTACCCAGCCGCCTggaagacggtagaagtggCCATGATACCCAAAGTCGGGAAGAAGGATAAGTCCTCACCCAGATCAATGAGACCAATTGCCCTATCGTCCTGTCTAGGGAAGGGACTCGAGCGTATCATAGCAAGGCGCATAGCACACACAGCTATGGCTTTTGACATCCTAAGCCCACAGCACGGTGGAGCGCTGCCAAAACGCTCTGCGATGGACCTGGCGACCGCATTCACACACGACGTGGAGATGGCTTGGTCAAGACACGAGCATGTCTCTATGCTCACGTTAGACGTCCAAGGGGCGTTTGACGCGCTACTGAAAAACAGGCTACTACACCGAATGCGGCAACAAGGGTGGCCACCCCTACTCCGGAAATTTATCCAGAACTTCCTGTCGGAAAGGAGGGTGCGAGTACGCCTAGGCAATGTCACTACACCTGTACATCGAGTGGCCTGCGGCACCCCGCAGGGATCGCCGCTATCACCGGTCCTATACACCCTATACCTAGCTGAACTACTCAACCAGGACCGAAAACTCCGGTTCGGGTAtgccgacgacatcaacctataccgggtctcccactctttagacgagaacgtcgcactgctagcagaggacctcaaatctatcaatgaatggggagctgcgaacaagatcacgtttgcaccagagaaacgggagctgatccacctcacgcgccagaaaggactacatgcgccgccaatccaattggaagatcaaacaattcaccctatagcccctgcgcagggggaagccagacagcgctgcgctggcttggggtgtggtttgataggggactaactttcaagaagcacgtcgcagaaagggcggcgcaagctaggaaagtagcgaaccatctccggagcctcgccaacacagcccaCGGCCCTCCAGCAGGATCGCTACGCAAGGCAGCCATAACATGTATCCTGCCCATACTACTATACGGAGCCGAAACATGGTACGAGGGCAGGACGAAGAACCCACGAATTGCAAGGGTTTCCCGTAAACCCACGGTCAGCACTAGGGTAGGCTGGCACCTAACCACGATAGATCAGGCACTAGTAGCAGCCACGAAGGCAATCCTCCCTGCGTGGAggacaacaccaaacgcagtactgctaagagaagctgcgatgccgtcggcacAGGTGGCGCTGGAGGAGGCTAAGCTCCGCTTTGCGGTTCACCTACGCACGATAGACGACAAGCACCCACTTACTAATAGAACTACACTGCCACTAGTCATACGAGGACGCGCAGCGGGCAACCGACGgataccaagatcgaaggttcagcgcgtagcacaactgctacccgccacaccccgaaacgtcctagccagccctcacttttcagacgggtcgaggcaggatccaacgcaagggcaaggaaaggacattgctgcccagaatttcaccatctggtgggagtctcttggacaagagacaatcactgtcttctcagacgggtctgaacaacaaatcaacggtacaagggtggtcacttacgggtacgctatataccagggccaggccgccgtggcgactggacaaggctcactaaatgcccttagccacgtcttcgatgcggaggctataggcgcatgcagaggactcaaacacgcactacaactctcactgcctagccagagggagatcgtACTTTGCATAGACAGCACTGCGGTAATATGGGGCATACGCGGAACCGCCCCTACCTCCTCCTAATAGGCGTTCCTCTAAATCTATAGAGCTATAGAGGCCTACAACGTAAAAACGTGGTAGGCGCTAAGACATATAAAGATTGTTAGAAACGAACTCGCCGACTAGCTGGCTGACAACGAGGCTAAAGACCCGCACTAGCTATACGGCATAGCCGCCTCCCCTATAAGATCTAgtatacgaacagtaggccgccgcctcctcgaacatacaagggacacttggtggaaggataagagcagtaggctatcagcatAGTACACGCAATAGCAGCTGCTatacgatactaggcgcacgcccgcagcgctatagctaccccgaaggatacttgcgaaagtccttatgatacgctcaacgcatAGCGACTTTAAATAgtaccaccgaaaattcaactacgaggatacctcgaaaTGCCTATACGGCAGGCCTAAGACGCtagaacacctagtgttctgcaagagagccacaacacacttcaagaagtggcctctacgccctatcgtgccccctcgcacaagacaggaaggcctagcgtacctcgcgcaattaatagacTAGCCACAAGAGTTCAAGACCTTTGtgaaggtaacgaactccttctataacgagtgatttctatttttgaatttcacaaagacccgctgaattccttggcattatttagtgtaggattcgcggcaaaacgccgcatagatgccacaacccacacgctctcttttAAAACTTTTATTGTATCTTAaattgcctcttgttacttttccgtttctctctctaaaaagcagttattgtactgcatcgatcaaaggcgcaagccacgaaatactagaatattgtaggaaaacggcttTAAATAGCGGGatgtgaaggtcgtccgaagatgatcttgggttggttctcggggatggagtgatgcgatggacacgaggttgtatagcacgattggtagatcgatgtaatatacggggagttgagaatcaagtactaatccttagatttcgaagttgaacacaatgaaccgtaagggctcattgcctacTGTTATATAATAAGCGTGCCCTCCATTGTGGCCTTTCCCTCCATGGAGGTCGCACCCTCCGTGGAGGTCGTGCCCTCCATGGCGGTCATGCCAAGGTTGGAGGGCAGGTCACGTGACTGCGCGGCACAAGCTTACCCGCTGTGCCCCgccttcaacgttgtcctgCCGTTGTTGCTTGTCCTCCTCCTTGCAATCGTAACacgggagtccttttcacgaacatgtatataggcaggacatcactccccttagatacaaaacacctaggaataggttccacgaggcaagtgcgacagcactataagaccacggcgggacccgcccgaataccctataggaggttacagatagggcgttaaaccataatcaacatcaacatcaaccaaagctcacatcacgtggccgcaacgtcaacctcctattaaaatatagatagtacaagttgatcgcaagcatctaattactcCCCCTCTATAAATTCTTATAATAACAGCTTATATACGTGGCTTAATAGCTTCATTTTTGAAGTAACGTACCTaacgggcgagtgggccacacgggcgagtgggccacctGCGCTAAGACCCCATTAAAACCACGACTGTACACGACTA is a window from the Pyrenophora tritici-repentis strain M4 chromosome 7, whole genome shotgun sequence genome containing:
- a CDS encoding Trichoplein multi-domain protein, with the protein product MAPIDEAIADLESRDSGEKFTLKESPRKLREARAGVAVREQDETEETLQKARSKKQREEARLQRQNELEERRVERQRLKEMRELERAKKAAERAR